In one window of Qipengyuania profundimaris DNA:
- a CDS encoding glycosyltransferase, whose amino-acid sequence MAYAGNDMVPSRIVIINDRSIAAGGATALALLSARLFSEAGIRVTYATGDDGSQAQLPSSVDLNALGGKPLLQRGFASQVREGLYNSTARRFLEDTIAKLDAPDVVYHLHGWAQILSPSVFSPLSKVSDRLVVHAHDFFMACPNGAFFDFSRHDVCHRSPMSAGCLSARCDKRSTAQKAFRVARHFVRQRTFPAGQSPAAIVLIHPAMAPLLEKSDLVRDRMRVVRNPARAFLPTRVAAEQNSDIFFIGRVTQEKGLRVAAEAAQLAGRRLRVIGDGPDRAQLAADFPEIVWDGWLDHSVIAERIGTARALVMPSSLPEPFGLVAVEALQSGVPLIAFSDAMIAQEAESLGCAILAAERTPQVLAEAMRRLDDDGAVQEASERAYKFSPRLTCTQDEWRDRLLDLYSDLLVQAERTHVRQPNARPSPAFVR is encoded by the coding sequence ATGGCGTATGCCGGTAACGACATGGTCCCGAGCCGCATCGTAATCATAAATGATCGTTCTATCGCTGCCGGCGGTGCCACCGCGCTTGCCCTGTTGTCCGCCAGATTGTTCAGCGAAGCCGGCATCAGGGTGACCTATGCGACCGGCGATGACGGCAGCCAGGCGCAGTTGCCAAGCTCCGTCGACCTGAATGCGCTTGGCGGCAAGCCCCTGTTGCAGCGCGGCTTTGCAAGCCAGGTACGTGAAGGGCTTTACAATTCCACCGCGCGGCGGTTTTTGGAAGATACCATCGCCAAGCTCGATGCACCCGACGTCGTCTACCATCTGCATGGATGGGCGCAGATCCTTTCGCCCTCGGTCTTCTCACCGCTCTCCAAGGTCAGCGACCGCCTTGTGGTGCATGCGCACGATTTCTTCATGGCCTGTCCCAACGGAGCATTCTTCGATTTCAGCCGGCACGATGTGTGCCACCGCAGCCCGATGTCGGCCGGCTGCTTGTCGGCGCGGTGCGACAAGCGCAGCACGGCACAAAAGGCGTTTCGCGTGGCCCGTCATTTTGTGAGGCAGCGAACCTTTCCCGCCGGTCAATCGCCAGCTGCCATTGTCCTGATCCATCCCGCGATGGCACCTTTGCTTGAAAAATCCGACTTGGTCCGGGACCGCATGCGTGTGGTGCGCAACCCGGCTCGCGCCTTCCTGCCGACCCGCGTCGCCGCCGAGCAGAATTCGGATATTTTCTTCATCGGACGAGTGACGCAGGAAAAAGGACTGAGGGTAGCAGCAGAGGCGGCGCAGCTTGCCGGACGCAGGCTGCGGGTGATCGGAGACGGGCCGGACCGCGCGCAATTGGCAGCCGACTTTCCCGAAATCGTCTGGGACGGCTGGCTCGATCATTCGGTGATTGCCGAACGGATCGGAACGGCACGGGCGCTGGTCATGCCCAGCTCTCTGCCCGAGCCCTTCGGTCTGGTAGCTGTCGAAGCCCTCCAGAGCGGAGTGCCGCTCATCGCGTTTTCCGACGCGATGATCGCACAGGAAGCGGAAAGCCTGGGCTGCGCGATCCTCGCTGCCGAGCGGACACCGCAGGTGCTTGCCGAGGCGATGCGGAGGCTCGACGACGATGGAGCGGTGCAGGAAGCGAGCGAGAGAGCCTACAAGTTTTCGCCAAGGCTCACATGCACGCAGGACGAGTGGCGTGACCGTCTGCTCGATCTCTATTCCGACCTGCTCGTCCAAGCCGAACGCACTCACGTGCGCCAGCCCAACGCGCGCCCCTCCCCTGCATTCGTTCGTTGA
- a CDS encoding polysaccharide pyruvyl transferase family protein produces MTTIALLNVKYSPNLGDGIIAECLENEIRRLLPDADVVSVDLAGREAFGTGLDDHRGAVLTFLDKLPRGLRSLIVPLAVGALIRLRYRSSWQCLLRQADYAVLGGGQLLADADLNFPLKIDGVMHEVRKRGIPTAIFGVGVAENMSRRGHALFADALSNARLAHVATRDRHSQANWNTRFEPATKMSAKLCCDPGLLCCDLYREVQPRDRRQAPTIGLGITHPRTLALHGGSSGNISFEAAQAFWIELCRMLRDKGHAVELFTTGPADDTEFLQAIYRATRELGVAQAPRPRRPAELARTIARFDAVAAHRLHANIVAYSFRIPNVVLRWDRKVDAFMTSVGRERFVADAAEGQARLVANTIEKALSEGVDRSRHGRTLDAARASIESCLSALMAKSPDVADERPSQVEDALRPRPAAG; encoded by the coding sequence ATGACGACAATTGCGCTCCTCAATGTGAAGTATAGCCCCAACCTGGGGGACGGCATCATCGCCGAGTGCCTCGAGAATGAAATTCGCAGGCTGCTCCCCGACGCCGATGTCGTGTCGGTGGACTTGGCGGGCCGTGAAGCCTTCGGAACAGGGCTCGACGACCATCGCGGAGCGGTGCTCACGTTTCTCGATAAGCTGCCACGCGGCCTGCGCTCTCTCATCGTACCCCTTGCGGTTGGAGCCCTAATCAGGCTGCGCTATCGCAGCAGCTGGCAATGTTTATTGAGGCAGGCCGACTACGCCGTATTAGGCGGCGGCCAACTGCTGGCCGATGCCGATCTCAACTTTCCGCTAAAGATCGACGGCGTCATGCACGAAGTCCGCAAGCGCGGAATTCCTACGGCGATCTTCGGGGTGGGCGTGGCCGAGAACATGTCCCGGCGCGGCCACGCCCTGTTCGCCGACGCGTTGTCCAACGCGAGGCTGGCGCATGTCGCGACGCGAGACCGGCACTCACAGGCAAACTGGAATACGCGGTTCGAACCGGCGACCAAGATGTCCGCAAAGCTGTGCTGCGACCCGGGTTTGCTCTGTTGCGATCTTTATCGCGAGGTGCAGCCGCGCGACCGGCGGCAGGCACCGACCATCGGGCTCGGCATTACTCATCCACGAACGCTGGCGCTGCATGGCGGCAGCAGCGGCAATATTTCGTTCGAGGCGGCGCAAGCCTTTTGGATCGAGTTGTGCCGGATGCTGCGCGACAAGGGTCACGCGGTCGAACTGTTCACGACGGGGCCAGCCGACGACACGGAATTCTTGCAGGCAATTTATCGAGCAACCCGGGAACTGGGCGTAGCCCAGGCTCCGCGACCCCGGCGTCCGGCTGAGCTGGCGCGGACGATCGCACGCTTCGATGCCGTCGCTGCGCACCGCCTCCATGCCAATATCGTCGCCTACTCCTTCCGCATACCGAACGTCGTGCTGCGATGGGACCGCAAGGTCGACGCCTTCATGACGTCGGTCGGGCGCGAGAGGTTCGTTGCAGACGCGGCTGAGGGCCAAGCCCGGCTGGTCGCGAATACGATCGAAAAGGCTCTGTCCGAAGGCGTAGATCGCTCACGCCATGGGCGAACGCTGGATGCAGCCCGCGCGTCTATCGAGAGCTGTCTTTCGGCCCTGATGGCAAAATCGCCCGACGTTGCGGATGAGCGACCGTCACAGGTCGAGGATGCGCTCCGGCCGAGACCTGCCGCGGGCTAG
- a CDS encoding glycosyltransferase family 2 protein: MRITVIVATLGRPREADDLVNDLVNQTRRPDRTVFAVVKPEDAPGRNPDIANETLLCPRKGLCAQRNAGLDHVADTSDVIVFFDDDFVPHRTFLERVEHAFEANSEYVGITGAVVADGICGPGLTRQEAVEAVEVHGARQDDGPPGETDVPGLYGCNMAMRVDALGGRRFDERLPLYGWLEDLDFTNRLLDEGRLVRLDSLIGAHRGVKAARVSGLRLGYSQIANARYLMAKGSAPRWLMMKNLVKYPVVNATRALLPEPYIDRWGRLRGNVIGLFDLARGRSRPERILDL; encoded by the coding sequence ATGCGGATCACGGTCATCGTCGCAACACTTGGGCGTCCCCGCGAGGCCGACGATCTGGTCAACGACCTCGTCAACCAGACGCGCCGGCCCGACCGCACCGTATTTGCGGTCGTTAAGCCCGAAGACGCACCCGGCCGTAATCCGGATATCGCCAACGAAACCCTGCTCTGCCCGCGCAAGGGTCTTTGTGCGCAGCGCAACGCGGGTCTGGATCATGTAGCCGACACCAGTGACGTGATTGTGTTCTTCGATGACGATTTCGTCCCACATCGTACTTTCCTCGAGCGGGTAGAGCACGCCTTCGAAGCCAATTCCGAATATGTCGGAATCACGGGAGCGGTGGTTGCCGATGGTATCTGCGGGCCCGGTCTCACACGCCAGGAGGCAGTGGAGGCGGTCGAGGTCCATGGGGCCCGACAAGATGACGGGCCGCCGGGCGAAACGGATGTTCCCGGCCTTTACGGATGCAACATGGCAATGCGTGTCGATGCCCTGGGCGGACGACGCTTCGACGAGCGGCTGCCCTTGTACGGCTGGCTCGAAGATCTCGACTTCACCAACCGCTTGCTCGACGAGGGGCGGCTCGTGCGGCTGGACAGCCTCATCGGTGCGCATCGCGGGGTCAAGGCGGCCAGGGTTTCAGGCCTGCGCCTGGGGTATTCGCAGATAGCGAATGCCCGATACCTCATGGCCAAGGGGTCGGCCCCTCGCTGGCTCATGATGAAGAACCTCGTGAAGTACCCGGTGGTCAATGCGACGCGGGCCTTGCTGCCGGAACCGTATATCGACCGATGGGGCCGGCTCCGCGGCAACGTGATCGGACTGTTCGACCTAGCCCGCGGCAGGTCTCGGCCGGAGCGCATCCTCGACCTGTGA
- a CDS encoding glycoside hydrolase family 16 protein, translating to MPGPTDCDRETALAIGKDAVPGPHRARRHSLASCLFLLLALFALATPIPSASNGPPQSTGSIDLAEFEPSFREDFDELDVSEWGCLSRWTTHTPWDGDFGNAEFDGPQGDGPFAVEDGILTITIRKDETGIWRSGMLSSWNRCNAGFAQQHGYFEIRARMPEGAGFWPAFWLIGVDRRDGTAEIDIVEYYGHRPDRYSLAVHNHRLKEGQEKIWRWSRNSVPRGSLAERFHTFGAEITENEVIFYFERKEIWRTRAPPQFRQPMYLLVSLALQDHRINDETPDKGQMEIDYIHAYQRKPLGI from the coding sequence ATGCCCGGGCCAACCGACTGCGATCGAGAAACGGCGCTGGCTATCGGGAAGGATGCGGTGCCCGGGCCGCACCGGGCCCGCCGTCATTCGCTTGCCAGTTGCCTTTTCCTCCTCCTTGCCCTTTTCGCTCTTGCAACTCCCATTCCGTCAGCCTCCAATGGTCCGCCGCAGAGCACCGGGAGCATAGATCTCGCCGAATTCGAGCCGTCCTTCCGCGAGGATTTCGACGAGCTCGACGTGTCCGAGTGGGGCTGTCTCTCGCGCTGGACCACCCACACGCCTTGGGACGGAGATTTCGGAAATGCCGAGTTCGACGGTCCGCAGGGGGATGGCCCCTTCGCGGTCGAGGACGGCATCCTCACAATTACCATCCGGAAGGACGAAACCGGCATTTGGAGGAGCGGAATGCTGTCTTCATGGAACCGCTGCAACGCCGGCTTCGCGCAGCAACATGGCTATTTCGAAATCCGTGCGCGGATGCCGGAGGGAGCCGGGTTCTGGCCCGCATTCTGGTTGATCGGTGTCGACCGCCGCGACGGCACCGCGGAAATCGACATCGTCGAATATTACGGCCACCGGCCCGACCGTTACAGCCTGGCGGTCCACAACCACAGGCTGAAGGAGGGGCAGGAGAAAATCTGGCGTTGGTCGCGCAACAGCGTCCCGCGCGGTTCGCTCGCGGAAAGATTCCACACCTTCGGCGCGGAGATTACCGAAAACGAGGTCATCTTCTATTTCGAACGCAAGGAGATCTGGCGCACCAGAGCGCCGCCCCAATTCCGGCAACCGATGTACCTGCTCGTCTCGCTCGCGTTGCAGGATCACCGCATCAATGACGAGACACCGGATAAGGGACAAATGGAGATCGACTATATCCATGCCTATCAGCGCAAACCGCTAGGGATCTGA